From Paenibacillus sp. GP183, one genomic window encodes:
- the whiA gene encoding DNA-binding protein WhiA: MSFAAQTKKELTLIEAEPCCEKAELSALIRMNGSVQLSSQRVILDISTENAAIARRIYTLLKKTFQLHAELLVRKKMRLKKNNVYIVRVPSQVQELLSELRIVSEGFMFTPGIDKEIIRNNCCKRAYLRGAFLAGGSVNNPEGSSYHLEIASIYEEHCRSLCRLANRFDLNARCIERKKGFVLYLKEGEKIIEFLSIIGAHQALLRFEDVRIMKDMRNSVNRIVNCETANLNKTIGAAVRQIENIRLLQKNIGLENLPEKLREVAKIRLQHPDMNLKEVGDMLKGNVSKSGVNHRLRKIDEMAEKLRNSSV; encoded by the coding sequence TTGTCCTTTGCGGCACAAACCAAGAAAGAATTGACGCTTATCGAAGCTGAGCCCTGCTGTGAGAAGGCGGAGCTGTCTGCCTTAATCCGGATGAATGGATCCGTTCAGCTCTCGAGCCAGCGAGTCATTCTGGATATATCCACCGAGAACGCCGCCATTGCAAGGAGAATCTACACCCTCCTCAAAAAGACGTTTCAACTGCATGCCGAGCTGCTCGTGCGCAAGAAAATGCGCTTAAAGAAAAACAATGTGTACATTGTGCGTGTTCCGAGTCAAGTGCAGGAGCTGCTTTCCGAGCTGCGGATTGTTTCAGAAGGATTTATGTTTACTCCCGGAATTGATAAAGAAATCATCCGCAACAATTGCTGTAAACGAGCCTATTTGCGAGGTGCCTTCCTGGCCGGCGGTTCTGTGAACAATCCGGAGGGATCCTCCTATCATTTGGAGATCGCTTCGATTTATGAGGAGCACTGCCGATCCTTATGCCGGTTGGCTAATCGGTTTGATTTGAACGCACGCTGCATTGAACGTAAAAAGGGTTTTGTGCTCTACCTCAAGGAAGGCGAGAAGATCATTGAATTTCTCAGCATCATTGGAGCGCATCAAGCTCTTTTGCGATTCGAGGACGTTCGGATCATGAAGGATATGCGCAATTCCGTCAACCGGATCGTCAACTGTGAAACCGCGAACCTCAACAAAACCATCGGCGCTGCCGTTCGCCAAATCGAGAATATCCGCCTTTTGCAGAAAAATATCGGGCTTGAGAATCTTCCGGAAAAACTGAGGGAAGTGGCCAAAATTCGTCTGCAGCACCCGGATATGAACCTTAAGGAGGTTGGCGATATGCTGAAAGGGAATGTGAGCAAATCCGGAGTCAACCATCGTTTGCGTAAAATCGACGAAATGGCCGAAAAGCTGAGAAATTCATCGGTTTAG